The following is a genomic window from Bacteroidales bacterium.
ACTTTTCGGAGTGGACTCATTGTTCTATTGTTGAAATACAACAAGTAATATTTAAAATCTAATAATAGAACAATTTAGCGAAGCTATCTCACTGCCTGTTCTGATTTTTTCGGGAAACACAATATAAAAAAAATCTGTGAGTAATCGGGCAATGAATACAATTGAACAATAGAGCAATAGAACAATTATTTAATTGTATTTTAGGTTTATGCCGTGAATGGTTACAAACTTACTAATTTTTTAAAACTTGATAAATTTTATTATTTTTTCCGAAAAATATTGTAATAAATAGAAAAATCATTTATTTTTATTTCGGTTATTAGTGAGAATTATTATATGAAAAAAATTTTCAAAAACATTAATCACTCAAAACCGTTATTATACATATAAAGCAGATGGTCTTTAATAAATAAATATCTATTAAAATATTATCTTGAATACTCATGGTACAATAATTTAAATATAATATGCTTAATAATACATACTAATTGTTGTGTATATTAAAAAATTTTATATAAATTTACCAACAAATCAAAAATTAACAATTTATTAACAATTAATTAACAAAATTTTAACAACTATTTATTAACCTAAATTCAAAATTTATGAGAAAATTTACTCTGCTACTTGCACTACTTGTTTTTATAGGTATGCAAGTGGTTAATGCACAAAAAACGATCACCGGTACGGTTACCAGCTTAGATGATGGTACAACCCTGCCTGGTGTAGCTGTTGTTGTTAAAGGTACAACTACCGGTACAATTACTGATGTTAACGGTAAATACTCTTTAGATGTACCTGAAGATGCAACAATACTGGTTTTCAAATACGTCGGTATGGTTACTGAAGAGATGGAAATAGGTGCCAATAAAATTATCGACTTAAGTATGGTCCTTGATATTATGGGACTTGATGAAGTTGTTGTTACGGCATTTGGTATAACCAGAGAAAAAAAGGCTCTTGGTTATTCTGTTCAGGAACTTGATGGAGATGAATTTACTAAAGCTCGTGAAGCTAACATGGTTAATTCTCTTTCAGGAAAAGTTGCTGGTGTAAACGTTACAAATACTTCCGGTGCTGTTGGTTCATCATCAAGGATTACCCTAAGAGGAGCTTCCTCTATAACAGGGAATAATCAGCCACTATTTATAGTTGATGGCGTACCCATTGATGACGGTAATTATGGTAATGCTGATTCTTATGGAGGTTTTGACCTTCCGAATGGTATTTCCGATATTAGTCCGGATGATATTGAATCAATATCAGTTTTGAAAGGACCTAATGCTGCAGCACTATACGGATTAAGAGCTGCTAATGGTGTTATTGTAATAACTACAAAATCAGGTAAACAACAAGTAGCAGGACAAGGAGTTGGAATAACATTCAACTCATCAACTTCATGGGAAAATCCATTGGTTCTACCTTCTTTCCAAAATTCTTACGGACAGGGTGGAAGTAAAGACAAATTCGAATGGATTGACGGAACTCTTGGCGATGGCGGTGTTGATGAAAGTTGGGGTCCACCATTAGATGTAGGTCTTTCTTTTACACAATGGGATTCTTATAAAGTTAATGGTGCACCACTTCCATGGGTATCACATCCTGATAATATTAAAAATTTCTTTGAAACTGGACTTACAACTAATAATAATTTGTCATTTACAGGAGGAACAGAAAATATATCTTATCGATTATCAACAGGAATGATGAATCAAACAGGTATTATTCCAAATACTGATTTTACAAAATATAATATAAGTGGAAAATCTTCTATTAATTTTACTGAAAAACTGAAAGCAGGATTTAATGTTAATTATATTAAGTCGGAAAGTGGCAATCTGCCTACCGGAGGTTATACAGGTGAAAATCCTGTTCAGCAAATGATTTGGTCTGGTAGAAATGTTGATTTTGAAGCTTTAAAAGATTATGAGAATTTACCACTCGCAGATCCTGGCACACCAGCTGTAGGTACTCCAATTAACTGGAACACACAATTCCAAAATAATCCATATTGGGTACTTGATAATAATTTAAATAAAATGAAAAAGGACAGGCTTATTGGTGGTTTTAATTTATCTTATCAAATAGCTGATTACCTAAGCATTTCAGGAAAAACAGGTATTGACCATTGGTCAATGATTACAAAAGAAGAAAAAGCAGTAGGTACTAATATTGATGATTTTCGTTATGGTTATTATAGACAAATAGCAAGAAACCGAACAGAAATTAATTCTGAATTATTAATATCATTTAATAAAAAATTTACAGAAGACATTGATTTTAATCTAAATTTTGGTGGTAATAGAATGTATAGAAAATATGATAGATTGACAGGAATTGCTCCTCAATTAGAATTAGAAGGTGTTTATAACCTATCAAATGTTAGATCAGGAGTTCCTGTTACATTAACTAATTTTCTTGAGGAAAGTAAAATCAATAGTATTTATGGATTTGGACAAGTTTCTTATAAAGACGCCATTTTTCTTGATTTCACAGGAAGAAATGATTGGGCAAGTGTATTACCAATAGATAATAATTCTTTCTTCTATCCTTCGGTAACTTTAAGTGCTTTAATAACAGAATTTGTTGATATTGATCCAAATATGTTAACTTTCTTAAAAGTTAGAGGTGGTTGGTCTAAAGTTGGTAGTACAGGAGCGTTAGACCCTTATGATATTCAACAAACTTTTAGTTTTAGAAACCCTACTAATGAGCCGCCTAACGGTGGACCATGGGGAACTGTTTTATTACCATTTACTGATTTGGTTTTAAGCAATCCTACTCTTAAATCAGAGACGACAACAGGTATTGAATTAGGTATTGATGCAAGATTCTTAAGTAATCGTATTAGATTAGACCTTACTTATTTTAACCAGAAAAGTACTGATTTACTTGTTCCTGTTGAAATTTCAGCAGCATCAGGATACATTCAAGCTTGGGATAATGTGGGCGAAATGGTAAATAAGGGGTTTGAAATTCAACTTGGTATTACTCCTGTAAAAACCAAAGACCTGAAAGTTGACCTTGATCTTAATTTTTATAAGAATAATAATGAAGTTACATCTCTTGGAGGCTTAGATGCATTGATTCTGGGAGGACAGTGGAATGTTGATTTACAAGCACGTGTAGGTGAGCCTTGGGGTGTTTTATTTGGCCCCGGCTATTTAAAAGATGATAATGGTAATATTATTCATGAAAATGGTATTGCTCAAGTTGACGATGATTACAGAATATTGGGTAATATTGCACCAGACTGGAGAGGTGGTGTTACTTTGAATGTTTCTTACAAAAGTTTTACATTCAACACAACAATTGATGCTAAAATGGGTGGAGATGTTTATTCAATGACAACTACCTGGGGCAGATATGCCGGTATATTGGAAGAATCTTTATATGGAAGAGAAACCGGTATTATTGGAGATGGAGTAATGCAAATTGGAACTGATGCAAATGGAGACCCTATTTATGGACCAAATGACGTAGTAGTTACAGCTAAAGCATATAATCAGTCTGCTTATGATAATTCTGTAGCTGAAGGTTCGGTTTTTGATGCTTCGTATATAAAATTACGACAGATAATAATAGGTTATGACTTCCCTAAAGAATGGTTTGCTAATCTTCCTATTTATAGAGCATCTTTCTCTCTCGTAGGACGAAATCTTGCTATCCTATTTAAGAATGTACCTCACATTGACCCTGAAACTTCTTTCAGTAGCGAGAATGCTCAGCAAGGTATTGAATTTGGTCAGTTGCCTTCTGTAAGAAGCTATGGTTTCAATATTAATATTAACTTTTAAATTATAAAACATATTATAAAATGAAAAAAACAAAAATTTTAATATCAACAATATTATTAGGATTATTTTTTATTACAGCTTGTGATAAAGATTTCGAAGAATTAAATAAAAATCCTAATGATGCTACGGAAGTATCTTCCGGTCTTATTACCGCTGATGTGGTAAGAAATCTAGGCAATTCATTATACAGCACTTTTTGGGGTGGTGATATGGGTTCATGCTGGTCTCAGCAATGGGCAAAAGTTAATTACGAAGAAGAAGCAAGATATAAACCACGTGAAAGTGTTATAGAAGGTACAATATGGAAAAGATTATACGAAGATGTTATCTCTGATGCACATATTATGGAACAACTTGCAATAGCAGAAGGAAATAGTAATATGCAAGGTGTTGCTTTGGTTATGCAAGCTTATACTTATTCAATTTTAACCGAAACTTTTGGTATGATTCCATTTTCTGAAGCAATGCAATCTGCTGAGGGAAATTTTACTCCTGTTTATGACAGTCAGCAAGATGTTTATAACGGCATTTTTGCTATGCTTGATAAAGCTGATGGTTTATTTTCAGCAACAGGTGGAACTATTACTGCTGCTTCTGACATCCTTTATGGAGGTGATTATACAGGATGGCAAAAATTTGCTAATACTTTAAAATTCCGTTTAAAGATGAGAATTTCTCACAAGGTTGATGTATCAACCGATTTGCAGGATATATTGGATAACAAGTCTGTTTTTACTTCAAATAGTGATGAGGCAAAATTAATCTATTTATCTGCAGCTCCAAATGCAAATCCTATATATGAATCACTTGTATTAGGTGCCAGATTCGAATATAAGGTAAATAAAGTCTTAGTTGATATGCTTGTTAACCTTAACGACCCAAGATTAGCAGTATATGCTGAGAAAAACGGCGATGGTGAATATAGAGGTAAACCTTCAGGAATTGATAATGTTCCTAGTACTGACTGGAATTATGAAAATGTTTCTGCCGTAGGTGATTTATACACACAGCCAGAAACTCCTGCAATATTTATGTCATATTCGGAATTTATGTTTTTAAAAGCTGAGGCTGCTCTTAAAGGTTATATTACAGGTAATGCCCAAACTTTCTATGAAAATGGTGTAGCGGCTTCATTTACCACAAACGAAATAAGTTCCAGTTATGCTGCTTATATTACTCAAGCTACTGTTGCTACTGCTACACTACAAAATGTTGCAGAACAAAACTGGTTAGGATTATACTGTCAGGGTATTGAAAGCTGGACTGAATGGAGAAGAACAGGTTATCCTGTATTAGTAATTGCTATTGAGGCTGTTGAACCTGAAATTCCATCAAGATTATCTTATCCTGAAATCGAATTATCAGTTAATAAAACAAGTTGTGAAGCTGCCATTTCAGCACAAGGTGGTGATAATCTTACTACTAAATTCTGGTGGTTAAAATAATACTTAATAAAATTTAAAATTATACAATTATGAAAAAAATATTTTATATTAGTTTTTTAGTTATACTGGGGCTTACTTTTTTGCAATGCGACAAGGAATATGATGACCTCGTTACAGAAAATGCAAAAACCGGTGGGCTACTAGACATAAGCCCCGCATCTATAAATTATGTAGTTGGCGATAATAAAGCTTATTCATATGATCTTTTTGTTTATCAAAGTCCCGATTGTCAGGTTAAAACAATAAAGACATATAAATCATTATATAGAGTACCTGTTGCATGGAGCGATCCTGATGATACAACTCACACAACAGCCGATTCAATACCAGAAAAATGGTCAGATGAGGTGCTTGAAGAAACAATCAATGTTACTAATAAGAATCCTCATTCGGTATCAGTAACTGCTTTGGATTTTGCAGGTTTAACTGCAAACCTTACAATTACCGGTGATTCTATTCCTGTTTCTGATGGAAATATGAGAATTGGAGATTACTTCAATTTTGTAATCGAAGTAATTATGGATGACGGTACAAAATACAAACAAGCAAAACCGGTAAAAATGACAATATCTACAAGGTTTGCCGGAACATATACATTTGTTGAAGGAGTCTATTATAGACTTAATGTATTATCCAGCTCAGGTCATTATTGGGAACCTGAATATGTTATTGAATCAATAGATGCAAAAACCTATTTAATGAATGGGGTATGTGCATGGATGGATCAAACATTATACTTTCAGGTTGAAGATGACGGAACAATTACATATCCTGCTAGTTGGGCTGGCGTTGACCAGATTATTAATGACGAGCCATTAATTACTTGCGCAAATGATCTTCTTGATTTGGCAAATGTATATTGTAGTACTTCTAATTACGTAGTTAAAGATGATGTGGATGGTAAAGATCAATTAGTTATGTCATTTGGTTATTACACTGGTGGTTCCGGACCGAGAGAATTTTATCAGATTCTGCAAAAAAAATAGTAAAGTAAATTTATAAACTTTAAAAATAATTAAATATGAAAAAAATAATTAAATATAATTACATTGTCTTGCTGGCTATGTTTTTTTTAATTTTCTCTTGCGAAAAAGATGATTATACTGATCATAGCACATTAAAACCCACCAAGCCTACTATTACAATTAGCGGGATTGATGCTGGAGGATACAATTTTGTAGAGCAAGATACATCGTTTACATTTGATGTAACTTTATCGACAGCACAGATTAGTGATATTGTTTTATATATCACACAAATTTCTGGTAATGCTACAATGGGTGATGATTATAAGCTTGAGAAAACCAAGGTAACCATTTCTGCATATACACTCAGTACAAAGGTAAAGGTTTTTATTCTTTCGGATGATCTGAAAGAAGAAACTGAAACTTTTAAACTTCAGATTGGCGATGAAAGAACAGCAAATGCTAATATTACTCCGGTAACTGTAGAGTTCACAATTGGCAATGCAACAAGTCCTTCACTAGTTGCTGACTTAAGTTGGGAAACTGATGTATTGGATGCTATTGGATTAGATCTTGACCCTGACGAAGTTGCTGACTTAAGATTGGTGATTATTGATGTAATACCTGGTGAAACTGACACTATTGTTGCAGTAGTAGATGGTGGTTCATTTGAAACCTATAGTGGTTTTAATACTTTACATGATGGAGACTACATAATTGCTGCTGACTTTTATTCAACTATTAATGCAGGAGATTATAATGAAATTGTTACGATTGATTTAGAATTAATATTTAACCAATCAGGTGTAATAAATGACACGACATTTAATTTTCCTGCTGCTATGACAAATGCAACTCCTTGTTCAGCATATAGAACTAATCTCGCTACTGTAAATAAAGCTGGTTCAACATTTACATTAGTAAAAGATGTTTCCTACAGTTGGAGTGCTGAATTAGCTGACCTTGCAGGAGGATGGAATGGTGTAGATGCCAGTACAGTATTGTGGGATGAACCAAGCCAGGTTTCAACAACAGTTAATGGTACTGAATTAGAAATTAGCGGTTTAGGCTATGGATGGATGTATAATTTTTGGGGTGAAGAAGTAATTAGTTCAAACACTATTAATTTAGTATTCGATTGGGAAGTACATGGTGCAGTTTCAATTCCTCAACAAGCTTATATTATTACTTTATATGATGGGTCTGAGTATCCATATGATATTGTTGGAACGGGTACATTTAATACCTGTGGTAAGTATCCTGAATTGGTATTTGAGTATGATATGTTACAGGATGGCTGGAGTACTGCTGGATGGTGCTATGCTAATGGCTATTTAACAACAGAATTATTTGTTGCTAAATTAACTCTTGATCCTTCAGGGAAATGGAAAGCTACTAATACCGGTAATACCAAAATGTGTTCTAAAAAACCCACAAGATAATTTTATTCTGAATTAATAAAAAAAAGCTGTCTCAAAAGAGGCGGCTTTTTTTTTGCTCTAAAATTATATCTAATAGATTACATTTTTTTAAGAGGAATATACATAAAATATAATCTTTTTATTAAATTTATAATAATTATATAATTTAATTTAATTAATGTTTTCAGAAAAGAATTTAATACGGAAAGAATTACCCGATTTGCTTAATAAAGCACAAAATTCGTTTGCAATACTTAATAATGAAGGGCAAATATTATTAGCAAATCAACATTTTTATAAATTATATGGTTATACAAATAATGAATATTCTAAGAAATTTGGGAACATAGTCTTTAGCTTATCAAATAATGAAGAATACAGTAATATATTTAAACAATTAGAATTAAATAATGGTTCTGTTGATTATATTACAAATTGCGAGAGAAAATCAGGCGATATGATATGGTTACAAACTACCCTGACACCTATAATTGATAAAAACGGAGAACTTGAAAAAATTATTGCAGTTGAAACAGATATTACACATTTGAAAGAAATTGAAGTTGACCTGAATCAGAAAAATGAACATATGCTGTCTCTTACTGAATATTTAGAGGATGTAAATGCTGAGTTAGAGGCACAAAAAATTGAAATTGATAAACAAAAGCAAGCTATCGAAGAAGAAAAACATAAATCAGAAGAATTATTATTAAATATATTACCAAAAGAAGTTGCTGCACAATTAAAATCGAAAGGAAGAGCCAAACCTCGCCATTATAAAAATGTTACAGTAATGTTCACTGATTTTAAGAACTTTACAAAATTATGTGAAAATCTTGAACCAAAAGAACTTGTTAATATTCTTCATTCGTATTTTGCTACCTTTGATGATATTGTCAGGCATCATTTTATTGAAAAAATAAAAACTATCGGAGATGCATATATGTGTGCGGGAGGTTTACCTCTACGAAACAAAAGCCACCCTATTGATGCAGTATTAGCTGCTCTTGAAATTCAGCAATATATGAATAGTTTAAATGATTCAAAAGTACTGGAAAATATACCGGTTTGGGAATTACGATTAGGAATACACACAGGAGAAGTAATTGCCGGTGTAGTCGGGAAACGAAAATTTGCATATGATATCTGGGGAGATACTGTTAATATTGCCAGCAGAATGGAATCCGCAGGGCATGTAGGAATGATTAATATTTCCGGCACAACTTATGAATATATTAAAGATTATTTTAATTGTGATTATCGTGGTAAAATAGAGGTAAAAAATAAAGGGAAAATTGACATGTATTTTGTAAATGGTATTATGCCTGAATTATCTTTTAATGGTCTTGGTAAAATCCCAAATGAAGAGTTTATTAAAATATTAAGTAAGATATAGTGACTCAGGTTTAAAAGTGTGGGTAGTAATTTTTTTTTTGAAATTTCCCCTTAGAAAAGGGGGTTAGGGGGATTGAAAAAAATATACTCAAAAAAAATCTATATCTTTAAATCAATAATTAACTATGCAAGACAAATCAAATTATAATAAAAAACTAAAATATTATTCGCGAAAGTTAACCCGCTTTATTCATACAAAAGCGAAGCGAATTGGATGAATGTGTGATGGATAGTGGGAAGCAAAGCGAGAAATCCCGATTTAGTAATACCCAAATTTGGGGTTGTTTAAACATACAAATTTGTTGGTATTACTTAATCGTAGAAAATTCGTGAATTTTCCGGGTTAAGAAATGATTCAACAAAAGGCGAAATAATACTGTGGAAAAAAGTATTAAGGAATAGAAAGTTTTATGGGTATCAATTTAATAGACAATATGCTATTGGTAACTATATTGTTGATTTTATTATCAGAAAATTAAAATTAGTTATTGAGATTGATGGATATTCACATAATTTCACTTTAGAAAGAGATATTGCAAAAGATAAATATCTAAAAAAAATTGGATATACTGTATTAAGGTTTCAGGAAAAAGAAATATATAAAAATATAAATAATGTTATAAAAACATTAGAACAATATTATTATGAATTTACCAATCAATCCCCCCAACCCCCTTTTCAAAGGGGGAATACGGAATTAGCAATTTTATGGAAATAATATTAAACCGTCATTAATATTGTAAAATTAATTTTTATTCACTCCCCGTACTTTTGAACTTGAGCCAAAATCGGTATTAGCTTTAAACATATTGATTAGTTACAGTTATTCAAGCTTCAAATCAACATTACCAATACCTGCTCTTATATGAATATTTAATGTAACCTCAGTATCTCCATATACATCATTTTTATATGTATTCCCTTTCTTTATAAAATCATCAGCTTCTATTTTTGCAATACCCCTTTTTACTGATACTTTAGTTCCAATATTTTTTGGTAAGATCAATGTAAACTGCCCAATTCCACCTTCAATACTTGCATCTAAATCAGTAGAAATATCACCACTTAAATCAATAGTAGTCTCTCCAACTCCCATTTTTAAATTAAGCTCTGATAATTTCCTGCTATTTTTAAGGTCAACAAGAACACTACCTGCACCCAATTTTATATCAAGATTTTCCAAAAGTAAATTACCAAGATAAAGGTCTCCATCACCGGCACCAAATTTCAGGCTTAAATCCATTGGAACCTTATTGCTTAAATGTATGTCCCATACATTTTTTATATTAATATGCTCTTCATCATCGTCTGTTTTTGGAATTTTTGCAGGAAGTATTTTTAGTACCCCAAGACTATCAATAACTTCATACCTAACACGAGGTTTCCAATCCTCATTATTATAAGCAAAAGCTGCTTTCAACAATGAAACAGAATCTTCCTTAATTAATAATTTCCCTGCTGACATTATTATTTTTGTATTTACTTTTTCAACATTATCAAGGCTTATTACTTTTGTTTCTTTTATTAATTCGGTTTCATCATTGCCCCATGATTTACTAAATTTTTTCTTACATGTTTTGTTATCATAATTATATGTACAACCGGATATAATTGTAAGTACCGAAATAATTATCATTAATGATTTAATTTTTTTTAAATTTTTCATAATAAAGTTTTTTAGTTATGATTTATTTACTTTTATCAGGAAATGGTGGTACTGGTGGAAGTTCGGGCTTATTTTCCTTAAGTTCTTCCAAAATCAGTTCAATAGCTTTATTTAATTGCTGGTCTTCTCCTGCATATTCTTTTGCAGGGTCGTTTACTATCACAATATCAGGTTCAACACCATATCCTTCAATTATCCATCCACTTCCATCAGCTGCATAAGGTGCAAGCATTGGAGTTCGGAGAGTGCCTCCATCAATAAATGGTAATGAACCCCTAATTCCGACAACTCCTCCCCATGAACGTGTTCCGATAATTTTACCGAGATTGTTTTTTCTAAACCTATAAGCTACTAAATCACCATCAGATGCAGAATAACAATCAAGTATCATGATTTTTGGACCTAATATCATACCTCCCGGACTGGTTCTCGGATATAATGATTCACCCCTCATATTTACATAATCTAATTGCCTTCTGAGTCTTTCAATTACCATAGGTGAAACATTTCCTCCTCCATTTCCCCTGTTATCGATGATTAAGGCTTTCTTTGATAATTGTGAATAAAAAGTTCGTGCAAACTGATTTAACCCATAACTAACCATATCCGGCAAATGTATATAACCAACTTCATTATTTGTTGCTTCATTAACTTTTTTAATATTATTTAAAACCCAGTTATGGTAATAAAGTTCGTGTTCATTATCAATAGGAACTACAATAACATTTTTACTACCTGATTCTTCGGGTTTTGAATTTATTGTTAATTCAACCTGTTTGTCAGCCATATTAACCAATGATTCATAAATATTTTTCATATTTTTGGTTGATTCTCCGTTAACAGCAATAATAAAATCTCCTTCTTTTACATTAACACCAACATCTTCTAAGGGTGAGCGTAGTCTTTTATCCCAGTTTTCACCTTTAAGGATTTTTTCAATTTTATAATATCCACTCGAATGATGACTAATTTCACAGCCTAACAATCCCATTGGTATTCTTTCAGGTAAAGGGCGGTCGCCATTTCCTGTATATGCATGACCAACACTAAGTTCACCAATTAGTTCTCCTATAATATAATTCAAATCAGCCCTGTGATTTACATATGGTAATAAAGCTGCATATTTGTTTTTCATAGCTTCCCAATCAACACCATGCATATTTGATGCATAAAAGAAATCTCTCATTTGCCTCCAGCTTTCATAATAAACTTGATCCCATTCAGCTTTTTTATCAACTAAAATTTTCATGTTTGATAAATCAACTTTGTTTTCAGTTTTTATTTTTGATGATGGAAGTTTCTCAATATAATAGTCATTACCTTTTTTAATCATCATTTTTTTATTATCGGCTGATATTTCAAATGATATATCTGTTCCAATTGAAGTTTCTTTATTTTCTTTCAGGTCAAAGAATTTTACTGAATAAGTTTTGGAATTATGAGCCCTTTCACAATAATAGATTTTATTATCAACTACATTAATATTCCAATAATTAGATGCTTTAACAGGTAAACTTATCATTCTGTCGCTAATACCTTCCAAATCAATTTTTATTTGTTCAATTTTTTCGTCTTTAGTCTTTTTAGTATCGTTTTCAGAATCTCCATTTATTTTAACTTGATCATTTTTTGGAGCCAATGGTGAAGGAGTATTTTTATTGAGAGTCATCAGGTATATTTTGTTCATATCTTTATAAGCAAAATTCCATTCAACATCATTCCATATCGGACTAAAGTCGCGACTTGATGTAAAAACTAAATATTTTCCATCATTACTAAATGTTGGACGGGTTGAATAATACCAACCTTGTGTAATTTCTGTTATACTTTTATCCTGAATATTGTATAAACAAATAATATTCTTTTTATTTATTTCACTTCTTGAGTATACAATCCATTTATTATCAGGCGACCAGTCAAAACTTCCGATTGAACCAGCTTCTGATTTATCTACTATTCTTATTTCATTTGTTTCAATATCAATATATTGAAGTTTGAATTTTTTATCGTTCCATAGAATTTTTTTACTATCAGATGACCATTTAAGATTAAATTTATAAATATTAGTATTTTTTGTTAGCTGTACAGGTTTAGAAATACCATCCTGTTTGATAATATAAATCTCATCCTCTCCGGTTTCATCAGAAATATAAGCTAGATATTTTCCATCAGGTGACCATTCAGGATTTCTATCATGAACTCCGGATGATTTTGTAAAGTTTTTTGTAATACCGCTTTTTGCAGGGACAGAATATATATCCCCTCTTGCTCCGAAAAGTGCCCTATTACCATCAGGAGAAATGCTATAATAATTAATATTTTTACTTGCATCTTTTATTTCGTTTCTGCTACTAATAAAATCATCTGTAATTTGAATAGAAATTTTTTCATATTTTTCTGTCTGCAAGTCAAGAACATAAATATAACCTGCATTTTCAAAAATAATTGATTTATCTCCAAGCGAAGGAAACTTTATGTCATATTCAGTAAAATTGGTAACTTTTTTAATTTCTTTTGTTTGAATGTCATAAACAAAAAGGTTCATAATACGCTCTCTATCCGAAGCAAAATATATTTTGTTTTTGTGCCACATCGGGAAAATATTCTGAGCATCATTATTTGTAATATTAACTGTTTCTTTTGTTTCAAAGTCAAATATCCATACATCATCAGCCATTCCACCTTTATAATATTTCCATGTTCTGAATTCCCTGAAAATTTTATTATAGGTTAATTTTTTACCATCCGGTGAGTATGAACAAAAACCACCTGTAGGAAGAGGTAACCCTTCAGAAAGCCCACCATTTATGGAAACATTAAATAAGCAACCGATAAATGAATTATATGATTGTTTTCGTGAACGATAAGTTATATTTTGCCCATCATTTGTCCATGCCATAACAATATTGTTCGGACCCATTCTATCTGAAATATCATCACGGCTAAGTGTGGCAGTATATGTTAATCTTACCGGTTTCCCACCTTCTGAGGGCATCAGATAAACTTCAGTATTTCCATCATATTGACCTGTAAAAGCAATATTTTTTCCATCAGGTGAAAACTTTGCAAACATCTCAAAACCAATATGGTTTGTTAATTTTCTTGCAAGACCGCCAGAACTTCCAACACTATACAAATCACCTGCATACGTAAAAACAATTTTGTTTCCGTTAATTGTAGGAAAACGCATTAAACGTGCTTCATCCTGAGATAAGATAATTAGAGGATAAATAAGTAAAAATAAAAG
Proteins encoded in this region:
- a CDS encoding SusC/RagA family TonB-linked outer membrane protein, which codes for MRKFTLLLALLVFIGMQVVNAQKTITGTVTSLDDGTTLPGVAVVVKGTTTGTITDVNGKYSLDVPEDATILVFKYVGMVTEEMEIGANKIIDLSMVLDIMGLDEVVVTAFGITREKKALGYSVQELDGDEFTKAREANMVNSLSGKVAGVNVTNTSGAVGSSSRITLRGASSITGNNQPLFIVDGVPIDDGNYGNADSYGGFDLPNGISDISPDDIESISVLKGPNAAALYGLRAANGVIVITTKSGKQQVAGQGVGITFNSSTSWENPLVLPSFQNSYGQGGSKDKFEWIDGTLGDGGVDESWGPPLDVGLSFTQWDSYKVNGAPLPWVSHPDNIKNFFETGLTTNNNLSFTGGTENISYRLSTGMMNQTGIIPNTDFTKYNISGKSSINFTEKLKAGFNVNYIKSESGNLPTGGYTGENPVQQMIWSGRNVDFEALKDYENLPLADPGTPAVGTPINWNTQFQNNPYWVLDNNLNKMKKDRLIGGFNLSYQIADYLSISGKTGIDHWSMITKEEKAVGTNIDDFRYGYYRQIARNRTEINSELLISFNKKFTEDIDFNLNFGGNRMYRKYDRLTGIAPQLELEGVYNLSNVRSGVPVTLTNFLEESKINSIYGFGQVSYKDAIFLDFTGRNDWASVLPIDNNSFFYPSVTLSALITEFVDIDPNMLTFLKVRGGWSKVGSTGALDPYDIQQTFSFRNPTNEPPNGGPWGTVLLPFTDLVLSNPTLKSETTTGIELGIDARFLSNRIRLDLTYFNQKSTDLLVPVEISAASGYIQAWDNVGEMVNKGFEIQLGITPVKTKDLKVDLDLNFYKNNNEVTSLGGLDALILGGQWNVDLQARVGEPWGVLFGPGYLKDDNGNIIHENGIAQVDDDYRILGNIAPDWRGGVTLNVSYKSFTFNTTIDAKMGGDVYSMTTTWGRYAGILEESLYGRETGIIGDGVMQIGTDANGDPIYGPNDVVVTAKAYNQSAYDNSVAEGSVFDASYIKLRQIIIGYDFPKEWFANLPIYRASFSLVGRNLAILFKNVPHIDPETSFSSENAQQGIEFGQLPSVRSYGFNININF
- a CDS encoding SusD/RagB family nutrient-binding outer membrane lipoprotein, which produces MKKTKILISTILLGLFFITACDKDFEELNKNPNDATEVSSGLITADVVRNLGNSLYSTFWGGDMGSCWSQQWAKVNYEEEARYKPRESVIEGTIWKRLYEDVISDAHIMEQLAIAEGNSNMQGVALVMQAYTYSILTETFGMIPFSEAMQSAEGNFTPVYDSQQDVYNGIFAMLDKADGLFSATGGTITAASDILYGGDYTGWQKFANTLKFRLKMRISHKVDVSTDLQDILDNKSVFTSNSDEAKLIYLSAAPNANPIYESLVLGARFEYKVNKVLVDMLVNLNDPRLAVYAEKNGDGEYRGKPSGIDNVPSTDWNYENVSAVGDLYTQPETPAIFMSYSEFMFLKAEAALKGYITGNAQTFYENGVAASFTTNEISSSYAAYITQATVATATLQNVAEQNWLGLYCQGIESWTEWRRTGYPVLVIAIEAVEPEIPSRLSYPEIELSVNKTSCEAAISAQGGDNLTTKFWWLK
- a CDS encoding PAS domain-containing protein — translated: MFSEKNLIRKELPDLLNKAQNSFAILNNEGQILLANQHFYKLYGYTNNEYSKKFGNIVFSLSNNEEYSNIFKQLELNNGSVDYITNCERKSGDMIWLQTTLTPIIDKNGELEKIIAVETDITHLKEIEVDLNQKNEHMLSLTEYLEDVNAELEAQKIEIDKQKQAIEEEKHKSEELLLNILPKEVAAQLKSKGRAKPRHYKNVTVMFTDFKNFTKLCENLEPKELVNILHSYFATFDDIVRHHFIEKIKTIGDAYMCAGGLPLRNKSHPIDAVLAALEIQQYMNSLNDSKVLENIPVWELRLGIHTGEVIAGVVGKRKFAYDIWGDTVNIASRMESAGHVGMINISGTTYEYIKDYFNCDYRGKIEVKNKGKIDMYFVNGIMPELSFNGLGKIPNEEFIKILSKI